From Vigna angularis cultivar LongXiaoDou No.4 chromosome 11, ASM1680809v1, whole genome shotgun sequence:
gaaaattaaaaaagaaaaactgttTACTATATTGGCCCTCTTTTCTATGCAAAAGAAGATAGAAAAAGTTGTAAACTACGTACCATATTAGGTCTTCTTTTTATGCAAAAGGAAAAACAAGATAGTATGGGAGCAAAAGATAAAAGCTGGTTACTTATTTATTGATTTCTCCTGATTTtgtgtatttttctttattccttTGATCTTTTTGGAGCATTTAGCATGCCATAGCTTATGTGGAGGGGGATAAGTATTATGGAGCCAAGGCAACCATAAACGTTTGGGACCCAAAAATTCAACAACCCAATGAATTTAGCCTGTCTCAAATGTGGATTCTGGGTGGCTCTTTTGGTCAAGATCTCAACAGCATTGAAGCAGGTTGGCAggtattattaaattttttctcCATTGTCATCTTCTGTCTGCAAATGTTTTCAAATTCAGCATCCTCATAAAGATTAGATTTATCACCTTCCTTCTAATTTCcaatttgtgttttttctttctttttctgttcTGGTCATCAGGTCAGCCCTGATTTGTATGGAGACAACAACACTAGACTCTTCACTTATTGGACAGTAAGTTATCAATTCAAGCACTCAAATTTTGTCCTTTCCTCTAATTACTTTTGTGTTTCTTATTCACTTGATTCAATTGTTCCACCACCATGACAGAGTGATGCATATCAAGCTACTGGTTGTTATAATCTCCTTTGCTCTGGCTTTATTCAAATTAACAGTGATATAGCTCTAGGAGCAAGCATCTCCCCTCTTTCCAAGTATAGCTCTTCCCAATATGATATCAGCATCCTGGTCTGGAAGGTACATTTTTATatccttttttatatattatctcTTGATATTGGACATTCTGGCATGAAAATATGCCCAGCACTCAACAAACACTACCATTAGTATATTGCTACCGTTGGTTTTTGCAGACCACACTAGTCAATTATAAATTGAGAGAATCTCTGACACACACTTCATTATATCTGAATGCTACATTGTTTTAGGGGTCCATGAATTTAATAACATGGAAGAAAGTCATCTGATGTTGTCTATTATGGAAAACCAATGTGTATGTAGGACCCCAAAGAGGGTAACTGGTGGATGCAGTTTGGAAGTGATCATGTTATGGGATACTGGCCAGCTCCTCTATTCTCGTACCTTTCTGACAGTGCCTCAATGATTGAGTGGGGGGGAGAGGTTGTGAACTCTGAATCTGATGGCCAACACACCTCAACTCAAATGGGAAGTGGCCATTTCCCTGAGGAAGGTTTTGGCAAGGCTAGTTACTTCAAGAACATTCAGGTTGTTGATGGTAACAACAAGCTTAGAGCTCCAAAGGATCTTGGCACTTACACTGAGCAAGATAGCTGCTACAATGTTCAAACTGGCAGTGCCGGAGATTGGGGTAACTACTTCTATTATGGTGGTCCTGGTAGAAACCCCAATTGCCCTTGATCATTCATGTCAAGCAAAGaaaactgaaaagaaaaaaaaaggatgagTAGGTGTTCTTTTTGTCTAGTTTAGCTGTTTTAGTAACTTGTGGTACAACTTAGAGTTGTGGTGTATAATGAAGCTCTTGATCCTTCAAAGTCTCCAAAAAATTGTTGGAGAAAAAGGCAGTGAGTTTCTTAGATTTACAAGAAACAAGTTTCTTCATTGGTTTTcctgtttatatatatatatatatttgttgtttttgtttgctCCTCTCTCTGGAGCTGTGAAGGCTGAGTTGTGAATGTGAACAGAATATTCTGTTATGGTACATGGAGactgtatttttttattttaattactgcCATGTTTCGTCAGTGAAAAGCTGTCTCAATAAGGAcatttgtttatgtttatgcTCTTGCTTGTGACCTAACCTAAGTGGGTGGCTTTTTAATTGAAGAAAGTAATggtggaaagaaagaaaaaaaaaatgagagataCATGCACACATGTGATTATGCAGTTCAAGAGTAGTCTAATTTAGTCACTTCACATCTTTGTGGACAATTTATGGCATTaaagtttatgtttttataattggAATATACTTCACATCAATTATCCTAGACTATAGAAGAgcttagaaaaagagaaaaaagatgtGAAGAAACGCGTTATCTCCTTATTGTGATGCTGATATAGATGGACCCATATATGAGATTGGATTGTATGTTAGTGTGGCAAGCTAgcattttctttcataaaagCCACCCTTGTGGTTGGTTATGCACCCACCTCTTTATCACTTACCcttaatttattcatatatttatatttatttgacccTTTAAGAAAGTAGcattatatatacatgtatacaACTAGGGGAAAAGCTTTATGATTTATCTACTAAGTATATACAAAGAGATTGTTCTATAGAGTAATACTATCAGAGTGAAGTTTTTTATATTGtcaatcaattataaaaattaatactcttttttagtttattgttaATGAATGATTggataaaaaaagtattttacaCTCTCATTATAGCTCAATTAAGTCTTATATAATAAATCAAGTGTTTTCTCTTATTGAAAAATTGTGttcaaacatatttatttaaaggGCTGTTCAGAAATTGTAATAAATCGTGTTTATATCGAACTGAATTGAATTAGAAAATTTcagttatttgaaaaattattattttttaatttagttcttaaaaataaattgcttataaatataactattttgaCTAAACTTTGATTAAGTTTACTTACAATATATTACAATTCAATTAACTTTGTCAAAACAATTATACATATCCGTTTTATCAAATTCTTTTTATAGTTGAATTACATTtgactattattttattcatgcaTTCAGCTTCAATTTAAGATGATTTCATTGTTGTTGGTTTATGTCCATGCTTTTCATAtcaattgttttagaaaattaGAATAAGGGTTTTCATTTGAAGAGTTAATtcattgtttattttgtttattttcttttttcttaatggaataaaatatataaacttccATTACAAAAATAGACGTCTTTGGAGTTCCAATGCAAATTTTGTAATCAATCaagaacaaaaaacatattGTGAACTAATTAAAACGAATACCCCATCATTAATCATATGgtaatttttatatgaatttgtaTAATGCTCATGAAGTGTACTCAATGTTAAGTCCACCCCAATTTTGAAAAGCATGGCTTTTAAGTTCAATTATTATGTCTTTTTTGTCgtatgatttaaaaattaactctCCACCGCATACGTTTGGTTAAGATAAGGGTAAAATgacacaatttaaaatataataacttgaATTGAAATACG
This genomic window contains:
- the LOC108334272 gene encoding uncharacterized protein LOC108334272: MLLVRKVAAMGKVVLLFLYMLVVVVPLAFADSSQKLEVQKQLKNLNRPPVRSIKSPDGDIIDCVHVSHQPALDHPHLKNHKIQMKPNFHPEGHPFGESKVSSNSKPITQLWHQNGRCPQGTIPVRRTSKNEILRASSIQQFGKKKVRSFPQPKPAKPLPDLISQSGHQHAIAYVEGDKYYGAKATINVWDPKIQQPNEFSLSQMWILGGSFGQDLNSIEAGWQVSPDLYGDNNTRLFTYWTSDAYQATGCYNLLCSGFIQINSDIALGASISPLSKYSSSQYDISILVWKDPKEGNWWMQFGSDHVMGYWPAPLFSYLSDSASMIEWGGEVVNSESDGQHTSTQMGSGHFPEEGFGKASYFKNIQVVDGNNKLRAPKDLGTYTEQDSCYNVQTGSAGDWGNYFYYGGPGRNPNCP